The segment AACCTAAGGTTCCTGCATTGTCGCTACTACCAAACTGCATGATCCCAAAATCAAAGTCGACCTGAAATGGTCCACCTGTTAAATCAAATTGTGGTGATAAAATCCAATCACTCTTTGCTGCCAACCATAAATTTATAGAGTAAGCTCCTTCAAAACCGTTATTTAAAAATCCGTCCTGATTCCAATCTCCTGCACCTAATCCTTGAGGACCTGTCGTGGCATCTCCATCACTAGCCTCATCCCAACAGTTTGGAATTATCGTTGTAAAACTCTCTAAGTAATCTGGTGTAAATACATCACATGCTGATAAAAAGTTTACTGCTCCTACCCAGTTACTAAAGCCATTAGCTCCGCAATCTGCGCGTACATAAACCTCATAATCTGTTACTGCCGCTAAGCCTGTTGCTGTATATGGATTGTTAGTCGTCGAGACACCTGGACCTGTCGGAACTCCCGTCCCTAATGGCTGTACTACAACTTCCCAATTCGTCTCTGATCCTGCTGCGGTCCAACTAATATCTGCCGTAGTTGATGTAATACCACTAATTGTTATACCTGTTGGCTCCGGACATGTAACATCAAATATCGAAACGGTATCAAAAGCTACCCCTTCATCTTGTACAGAACCATCTGAACCAAAGGCTACTCTTAAAATAACATTTGACTCGCCTGCTAATCCTGTCAATGCATGACGAGCTACAACCCATCCACCAGATCCTGAACCAGCACGTCCTGTCCAACCTTCCTGTTGTCCTCCTGGATTACCTGCTATAGTATTGTCGGTATACCAGTTGTTTGGATCGCCAAATGCACCGACATTTTGCCAACTAGCTCCAGAATCTATCGAGGATTGTAAAACCATCCCATCCCAACTAAACTCTGAATTCCACCATACACTCAGCTCTATTGATGGTGCTGCTAAACTCGTTAAATCAAATACAGGACTTACTACAAAAGAATCATCATTGTTATTATAGTTCCCTGTTAAATTCGTTACCCAGGCATTTGACCCTGAATCCGCACTGTTAATTACACCAGCGGCCGGAGCGCCTAAAGCCCAAGTGCCACCATTTGTGTTGTCGGCTAACCAGCCACCATCGCCTGATTCAAAATCTTCTAAATATGGATAGGAAGTGATTTGTGCATCAGCACACCAAATTGAAAAAGCAAAAAGGAATGATAACGAGAGAATAATTTTTTTCATGTGAATGAATGCTATTAAATTATTTTAATTAATTGATAGTTAGTGTCTTAAGTTTATTCCGAAGGGCAAAAGGGAATAATTTCGACCTTAAAAAGTCTTTACCTTGCGACTCCTATAAGTAACCGAAGATAAAAAAAATGATAGTTAACAAACCGTTAACATTGTTATAATAGATGAACCGCAATTATAATCGACAAAAAGAAAAAAGACCTTGTATACTTATTATTCAGTTATGTCAAGTTGAAGATAAACAGGAAAGTGATCACTATAGCCGCCTTTGTATTTCTTTCCAACGAAGGTCCTAAACGGTTGGCCCTTAAATTTACCTTTATATTGGGTTAAGAATTTCTCGTCATAAATATTAGCATCATCAAACTTTAGACTGTTATTTTTAGTTTCAAAAAAATTAGTAGTAAAAAGTATCTGATCGAACAAGTTCCACTGGAAGTTGTGGTTAAGTGTTCCTCTTGTATATGACAGCAAGGTTTCCATAGGATTGTATAGCTGTCCTTGTTGGGTCAAGAATTTAATACTGTCATTACTAGGGTTATCATTAAAGTCTCCCATGACCAATATTTTAGCTCCCAGATCCTCTTGTTTTATTTGATCTATAATATCGATAACCTTATGTGCTGCTTTCAAACGTTTGTGACGAGATTCCTGTTCGCCTTCGCGTCTAGATGGCCAATGATTGACAATACAATATACTTTTTCAGAATGCAGAATCCCAGATACAAGCAAAATATCTCTGGTATAATCTTGATCTCCTATCTCATCTTCTAAATAAATTGAAAACGTTTTGGAACTTTCTAATTTAAAGACTGTTTTATCATAGATTAAAGCAACGTCTATACCTCTTTCATCTTGTGAATTGTAATGTACAAAATCATAGTCATAAGGTTTTAGGTCATTACTTTCAATTAAATCTCTGAGGACGTTCTTGTTTTCAACCTCAGCTAATCCAACAATTGCCGGAGGTTTTTGAGTCACATCGAATCCTATTTTTGAAATTACTTGACCTAGTTTGTAGATTTTTTGATCATACCGCTTTTTAGTCCAACGTTTTTGAGCTCTCGGCAAAAAATCATCATCATATTTTGTAACATCATTATAAATATCGAATAAGTTTTCGAGATTATAAAAAGCAATAGTGTATATCGTAGTTTTTAAGTCTTGAGAATCCACAACACAAATTTAAGTTTTAAAATGCAATAGGCGAACATTCAATTATGTAACTTTGTTGAATATTCAAATATATGATTGAAAAAAAAAATATAGCGCTTGAAAAAACAGTACTAATTGGTGTTATTACTAGAGATCAAAATGAAGAACAGTCTAAAGAGTATTTAGATGAATTGGAGTTTTTAACCTACACCGCTGGTGGTGAAGTCTTAAAGCGCTTTACTCAGAAAATGGATATGCCTAACCCCAAAACCTTTATTGGTTCAGGGAAAATGGAAGAAGTACAACAGTATATTGAGTCGAATAATGTTGGGACAGCGATCTTTGACGATGAATTGTCTGCAGCTCAAGAACGAAATATTAGTAAAATACTAAATGTTAAGGTTTTAGATCGCACAAACTTAATCTTAGATATCTTTGCTCAGCGTGCACAGACTAGTTATGCTCGCACTCAGGTTGAATTAGCACAATGTGAATACTTATTACCTCGATTAAAAGGGATGTGGACTCACCTCGAGCGCCAAAAAGGTGGTATTGGTATGCGTGGACCAGGTGAAACTGAAATAGAAACGGATAGACGTATCGTTAGAGACAAAATCGCATTGCTAAAAGCCAAAATAAAAACTATTGATAAACAAATGGCGGTTCAACGTGGTAATCGTGGTAAGATGGTTCGCGTCGCTTTAGTAGGTTATACCAATGTAGGTAAATCTACACTAATGAATGTGGTTAGTAAAAGTGAGGTATTTGCCGAAAATAAACTGTTTGCCACCTTGGATACAACGGTGAGAAAAGTAGTGATTCAAAACTTACCATTCTTATTGACAGATACTGTTGGATTTATAAGAAAGCTTCCTACTCAGTTAGTAGATTCGTTCAAAAGTACTTTAGACGAGGTTCGTGAGGCTGATTTATTGCTTCATGTTGTGGATATTTCCCATGTTAATTTTGAAGAACACATTGAATCTGTAAACAAAATACTTGGTGAAATTGGCTGCTCAAATAAGCCCACCATTATGGTGTTTAATAAAATAGATGCTTATAGTCCTGAGCCTTATGATGATGATGACCTTATAACAGAAAGAACGTCATTACATTATTCTCTTGAAGAGTGGAAAAACACATGGATGAATCGTGTGGGGAATAATGCCTTATTCATTTCTGCTTTAAATAAAAAGAATTTAGATGTCTTTAAAAAGCGGGTGTATGATGAAGTGAGAGAGATTCATGTGACACGCTTTCCTTATAATCACTTCTTATATCCAGATTATTCGGAGGAAGAATAAAAAACTCTTGCTAAATAAAAAAGCATCCCGATAATTTCGGGATGCTTTTTTATTTATATCAAACGAGTCCGTTTTAGAATTTGTAAGTCAATCCTAAAGTATAGTATGTTTGTAATTCATTATCTACATTATCAAATGTTGGTTCAGTTTGAGCTGGAACTGCTGTTGCATCATAATTACCTAAAGCGAAATTAAGTGCTTCTTGCTTATTGCTTCTTAATCCGAAGTCAAAACCAACACCAATCATTTTCCACAGTGTATAGCTAAATGAGTTGGTCCAGGTTACGTTAGATAAATCTCCACTCTTATAGCTTTGAAACATCGATAAATTGGACTTAAAATTCACGGCTCCAATTTGTCTTGTATAATCGGCAACAATCTTAGCACCTAAAGAGGACTCAAATACATTGTCATTATCTGCGAATACAAAGTTATAGTTCAATGGATGAATAACCACGATTAAATTTTCAATCGGTGTCCAAGTTGCACCAATACCTACATCTAAATATCCAGGGTTATTAAAATTATTCAAAACAGTAGTTCTGTATTCCAATAGTGCAGAAGCAGCTAATTTAGACGTAATGTTTCTTCCGTATAAAGATGAAATATTAAACACATCTGTTGTTGGTTCAAACTTATCACTATCGAATTCAGTGTCTTTGTTATCTAATTTTGTCCAGTTTAAGTTCGTTGTTAATGCGTTTCTCCAAAAGAAATTCTCTTCAATTAAATTCGCATATCCATTTACTGTAAATCCAATATTTCCCGAGGAGTTATTAGGAGCACCTTGAGCATACCAGTTACTAAAGTTCGATAAACTTCCTCCAATAACACCGAAAGCACCAACTCTCCAACCTGGGAGTGCATCTATTTGTGCTTGTAGCGCATCAGCCTCTGATTGAGCTGCGTCAGCAACAGCTTGTTTTTCGGCTTTTTGTGCTTTTAATTCCTCTTTCGTTTGAGAAAAACCAAATGAAATTGAAAGCATTACCGCCACGGTTAAAAGTAATTTTTTAGTCATAATATTAATTTTTATAATTCTTAAATATGCAAATATAATTGATTAGTGATTTGAACACCAAGAATTTGCATCAAAATGAAATTTTGGTATTTTATTCTAACAATAAGACACCTAAAAACATTTTAAGTCACATTACACCGAGAATTTATTTTCTTTTAAAAAGTGGCACGGCAGAACAAGCTTCTCCGTACATAATTGATTTGGCCACTGATTTTAATTTCGCAGAGAGCATTAAATAGGCATTTGTAGGCACTGGTTTATTTGCACATCCTTTTATAATAAGAGGTTTATCTTGATATGGCGAAACATCTAAATTTGTTATAATGTCCTGATAAATTGACGACTCAAGCGCTTCTAAATCTCCAATACAAACTTTACGTGCATAAGGCTGTAATTCGAGTGTCATTAACATAAATGCCCAAGCAGGAATAATTGCATCCGTAGAACAAGTGAGTACTACAAATTGATCTTGATGTTGCTTCCAATCATAATCTTTGACTTGCTGTCTAAACTCTTTTTCTTTAAGCACGAAACCTTCATACAGCCAATCTTTAATATCAAAAACAAAACGCAAACCTGCTGGATAGTAGTCTTCGAGATCAACGACCATCAACTTACTTAAAGCAACTCGATTTATAATATCTTCAGCCATATTATAACATTCCTAATTCTAATTTTGCTTCTTCACTCATTAAGTCCTGACTCCATGGTGGATCAAATGTGATTTCCACTTCAGCGGACTTAACATCATTTAAAGATTTTACTTTTTCTTCGACCTCTAATGGCAATGTCTCTGCTACCGGACAGTTTGGAGTGGTTAATGTCATTAAGATTTTGACATCGTAATCTTCATTCACAAAAACATCATAGATAAGTCCTAATTCATAAATATCTACAGGAATTTCGGGGTCGAAAATAGTCTTGAGTACTCTTACTATTTTTTCTCCTAATAAGTTTGTATCTAATGTTGCTTCACTCATATGTAGCTAATTTATTTGGGTTTGGTATGCGAGCGCATACATTTTGATTTGTTTAATCATACTTACCAATCCGTTTGCACGAGTAGGAGATAAATGTTCTTTTAATCCTATTTGGTCAATAAAATCGGTATTACTTTCAATAATATCTTTTGGGTGTTGATTAGAAAAGGAACGAATTAATATAGCAATAATTCCTTTTGTAATAATGGCATCACTATCTGCAGTAAACACCACTTTATCATCTTGCATTTCTGCGTGTACCCAAACTTTACTTTGACATCCTTTGATAATATTCTCATCAGTTTTGAACTGTTCGTCAATTAGCGGTAGGGTCTTACCTAAATCTATCATATATTGATAGCGCTCTTCCCAATCTTCAAACATTGAAAATTCATCTATAATCTCTTCTTGTATTTCTGCAATGGTCATCTTAACAATAAATTTTTCAGCTAAAAAAGCTTTGAAAATAATACCTGCAAAGATACAATATCTCTATTGTTTCTCCATCATGGATTTAATAGATAGTATTTTATTTACAATATCGTGTATTGGTTTTGGAGGTTTTCCATGATCAAAAAGGTCGGTTTTATAAATCTCGTCCCCTTTTGCTATTTCAAGATAGGCCATAGCAGCGGCATCATATTGAAATGAAGTTGATAGAGGCTTTAAGTCTGCTATTGATTTCTCATCCGTTTCATTAAGTAATTTATAGAACGCTTCTTTTTCTTCCTGCGGCATTTGATAAGTATTCCAAAGTTTAAGCATATTATCACTAGTATAGCTAATGGAATCCCCTTCAATTTTAATTTTCAGAAAAAAGCCTCTTGTAATCGCTTGATACGTAACTGTTGTGCTATCTTGAATTGTTCTTTCGGCCATTTCGGTAGTTACATTAGTTGTCATTTGTGCTTTTTTTTGATCACACTCCTTAGCTGAAATCAGCATTATGAAAAGGCTAATTATAAATTTCATTATTAATAAATTTAAGTTCAATAGTAATATTACAAAAAAGAAGCCAAAGTCATGCTAATCCTAAATGTAATAAAAAAGGATGTCAAAACTGACATCCTTTCTTTGCGTGTAACAATTTACTTTTATTCTAATTGGCCATTCCTGCTCTTGGTCCTCCCGATTGAAATACACTTCTCATTCGTGTCTTTTGACCTGAAGAGAACATGTACATGCAATCATCATTAACATAATCCATATAATTCATGGTCATGTCATTAGATCTGCAATTCACAGTTGGGTATGAAGGGCAGCCGTAATTAGGAGCATCTGATGTAGGAGTATCTGACACAAAATCATCTCTATTACATCTTCCATCTCCCCAAATATGACGCAAATTTAAATAGTGACCTACTTCATGCGTTAATGTTCTTCCACCATCAAAAGGAGCTGACACAAATCCTGTCGTTCCAAAATATTGAGGTGAAACTACAACACCATCTGAAGCTATTGGCCCTCCCGGAAATTGCGCATAACCAAGAATTCCACCACCAATATTACAAACCCAAATATTTAAGTGAGTTTCCGGTGTTACTGGAGGATAGGCCGCTTTCATTGCATCATTGGTTCCCCAAGAGCCTCTATCATCTGGATATCTATATGTGCCTGCCAAACTGAATTGAACTTCTGTATCGGCAACCAAACCTGCAAATTCTCCAGGCACTTGATTTACATCATTATTTGCTGCTCTAAAATCGTCATTTAAAACAGACATTTGAGAATTTATTTGAGTGCTACTGATATTTTGTTGAGCGTTGCTATAGATTACATGTACATATACCGGAATAGTAATAACACCTAAGTCATCAGGAGTTCCTCCGCCTCCGCCGTCTCCACCACCAGGTCCACCACCATTTCCATTTCCATTTCCTGGACGATAAGCATTTGTAGCAAATTTTCTTGTATTGTATTCAATGTTATACATCTTTTTATAGAGCCCTGGGTCCTCTTCAAGTAGCCTATTTAAATTGGTCATAGAATGGCATGGTGTAAAACCATTTCTGCTTTGCTCTCCATTATCAGAATCGGTATAAACAAAGAAATCACTCATATCAATTTTACTCTGCTCTTGCAGCATATCATTTTTGTCGGATTCACATGATGTAAAAATCAGGGCTAGAGCGGCTAAGCTCAAAAAAAGTTTTTTCATTTTTTGTATGTTTTAGTTAGAAATCCTGATGAATATATAATTTTTTAATAAAATTTTAACAAAAAACTGTTTTTTTTCGACAAAAAGTACGAAAGTTAAAAACTTCAAAAACAAAAAAAACACCTAAGCAGGTGTTTATCAAACTTTTAGTTAAAAAAACTAAGATAACATCATTTTTGCTTTCTTCACGCCTGCCACCAAAGCATCAATTTCAGCTTTTGTATTGTAGAATGCAAACGAAGCTCTAACCGTTCCTGGAATTTTATAGTAGTCCATTATGGGTTGTGCACAATGATGACCTGTGCGGACTGCGATTCCCATTTTATCCAAAATAGTACCTATATCATAAGGGTGAACCCCTTCAATATTAAAAGAAATTACGGACGTTTTGTTTTTGGCGGTTCCGTAAATCTTTAGACCTTCAATTTGGGATAATTGATTGGTAGCGTATTCTAATAACTCCTGTTCATAAGGTGCGATACGATCAAAACCTATGTCATTCATGTAGTCTATGGCAGCTCCAAAAGCAATCCCACCACAAATATTTGGTGTTCCAGCTTCGAATTTATGTGGTAAGCCAGCATAAGTGGTCTTTTCAAAAGTTACTTGGTCAATCATTTCTCCTCCACCTTGATATGGTGGTAATTTTTCAAGCCATTCTTTTTTACCATAAAGCATACCCACGCCTGTTGGACCGCACATTTTATGAGCACCACAAACATAAAAATCAACATCTAAAGCTTGAAGGTCTGGTTTGATATGCGGACAAGATTGAGCGCCATCTACAACTACTGCAGCTCCAACCTCATGAGCTTTAGATATGATATCCTGAATAGGATTAATGGTTCCTAAAGCATTAGAAATATGATTCACAAAAACCAGTTTTGTATTCTCAGAGAGTAAACCCTCATAGTCACTCATAATCAACTCGCCTTCCTGGTTCATTGGAATGACTCTTAAGGTCGCACCCGTGCGTTCACAAAGCATTTGCCATGGCACAATATTACTGTGATGTTCTAGAGCAGAAACAAGAACCTCATCATTTTTATCTAGTAAGTTTGAAAATCCGTTCGCCACCAAATTAAGCCCATGAGTGGTTCCAGAGGTTAGAATAATTTCATAGCTATGTTTCGCATTAAAATGGTTCTGAAGTTTTAATCGTGCGCCTTCATATAAGTCGGTTGCTTCTTGACTCAAGGTATG is part of the Formosa sp. Hel1_31_208 genome and harbors:
- a CDS encoding DUF2480 family protein, which produces MAEDIINRVALSKLMVVDLEDYYPAGLRFVFDIKDWLYEGFVLKEKEFRQQVKDYDWKQHQDQFVVLTCSTDAIIPAWAFMLMTLELQPYARKVCIGDLEALESSIYQDIITNLDVSPYQDKPLIIKGCANKPVPTNAYLMLSAKLKSVAKSIMYGEACSAVPLFKRK
- a CDS encoding DUF3078 domain-containing protein, with the translated sequence MTKKLLLTVAVMLSISFGFSQTKEELKAQKAEKQAVADAAQSEADALQAQIDALPGWRVGAFGVIGGSLSNFSNWYAQGAPNNSSGNIGFTVNGYANLIEENFFWRNALTTNLNWTKLDNKDTEFDSDKFEPTTDVFNISSLYGRNITSKLAASALLEYRTTVLNNFNNPGYLDVGIGATWTPIENLIVVIHPLNYNFVFADNDNVFESSLGAKIVADYTRQIGAVNFKSNLSMFQSYKSGDLSNVTWTNSFSYTLWKMIGVGFDFGLRSNKQEALNFALGNYDATAVPAQTEPTFDNVDNELQTYYTLGLTYKF
- a CDS encoding endonuclease/exonuclease/phosphatase family protein, whose amino-acid sequence is MDSQDLKTTIYTIAFYNLENLFDIYNDVTKYDDDFLPRAQKRWTKKRYDQKIYKLGQVISKIGFDVTQKPPAIVGLAEVENKNVLRDLIESNDLKPYDYDFVHYNSQDERGIDVALIYDKTVFKLESSKTFSIYLEDEIGDQDYTRDILLVSGILHSEKVYCIVNHWPSRREGEQESRHKRLKAAHKVIDIIDQIKQEDLGAKILVMGDFNDNPSNDSIKFLTQQGQLYNPMETLLSYTRGTLNHNFQWNLFDQILFTTNFFETKNNSLKFDDANIYDEKFLTQYKGKFKGQPFRTFVGKKYKGGYSDHFPVYLQLDITE
- a CDS encoding DUF59 domain-containing protein; amino-acid sequence: MSEATLDTNLLGEKIVRVLKTIFDPEIPVDIYELGLIYDVFVNEDYDVKILMTLTTPNCPVAETLPLEVEEKVKSLNDVKSAEVEITFDPPWSQDLMSEEAKLELGML
- the hflX gene encoding GTPase HflX, with amino-acid sequence MIEKKNIALEKTVLIGVITRDQNEEQSKEYLDELEFLTYTAGGEVLKRFTQKMDMPNPKTFIGSGKMEEVQQYIESNNVGTAIFDDELSAAQERNISKILNVKVLDRTNLILDIFAQRAQTSYARTQVELAQCEYLLPRLKGMWTHLERQKGGIGMRGPGETEIETDRRIVRDKIALLKAKIKTIDKQMAVQRGNRGKMVRVALVGYTNVGKSTLMNVVSKSEVFAENKLFATLDTTVRKVVIQNLPFLLTDTVGFIRKLPTQLVDSFKSTLDEVREADLLLHVVDISHVNFEEHIESVNKILGEIGCSNKPTIMVFNKIDAYSPEPYDDDDLITERTSLHYSLEEWKNTWMNRVGNNALFISALNKKNLDVFKKRVYDEVREIHVTRFPYNHFLYPDYSEEE
- a CDS encoding zinc metalloprotease, with translation MKKLFLSLAALALIFTSCESDKNDMLQEQSKIDMSDFFVYTDSDNGEQSRNGFTPCHSMTNLNRLLEEDPGLYKKMYNIEYNTRKFATNAYRPGNGNGNGGGPGGGDGGGGGTPDDLGVITIPVYVHVIYSNAQQNISSTQINSQMSVLNDDFRAANNDVNQVPGEFAGLVADTEVQFSLAGTYRYPDDRGSWGTNDAMKAAYPPVTPETHLNIWVCNIGGGILGYAQFPGGPIASDGVVVSPQYFGTTGFVSAPFDGGRTLTHEVGHYLNLRHIWGDGRCNRDDFVSDTPTSDAPNYGCPSYPTVNCRSNDMTMNYMDYVNDDCMYMFSSGQKTRMRSVFQSGGPRAGMAN
- a CDS encoding SufE family protein, whose translation is MTIAEIQEEIIDEFSMFEDWEERYQYMIDLGKTLPLIDEQFKTDENIIKGCQSKVWVHAEMQDDKVVFTADSDAIITKGIIAILIRSFSNQHPKDIIESNTDFIDQIGLKEHLSPTRANGLVSMIKQIKMYALAYQTQIN
- a CDS encoding aminotransferase class V-fold PLP-dependent enzyme; the protein is MNNTIEHIKFNVDKIREDFPILNRKINGKPLIYFDNAATSQTPKQVIDVIVDYYSNYNANIHRGVHTLSQEATDLYEGARLKLQNHFNAKHSYEIILTSGTTHGLNLVANGFSNLLDKNDEVLVSALEHHSNIVPWQMLCERTGATLRVIPMNQEGELIMSDYEGLLSENTKLVFVNHISNALGTINPIQDIISKAHEVGAAVVVDGAQSCPHIKPDLQALDVDFYVCGAHKMCGPTGVGMLYGKKEWLEKLPPYQGGGEMIDQVTFEKTTYAGLPHKFEAGTPNICGGIAFGAAIDYMNDIGFDRIAPYEQELLEYATNQLSQIEGLKIYGTAKNKTSVISFNIEGVHPYDIGTILDKMGIAVRTGHHCAQPIMDYYKIPGTVRASFAFYNTKAEIDALVAGVKKAKMMLS